Proteins encoded within one genomic window of Alcanivorax sp. REN37:
- a CDS encoding alpha/beta hydrolase family protein, translating into MSTSQPLTLHAADGYPLAACLYPAQGPVQANLLVASATGVPQQFYRRFAEFAASQGMQVLTFDYRGIGGSRPADLATADISYVDWGELDLAAAVAHFADADAPLYVVGHSFGGHALGMLPAPQQVTAAYVVGCGAGWAGWMPRLEGLKVRLMWNLVLPLLVRRTGYLAWSRFGMGEDLPKGVYQQWKRWCRWPHYLFDDPQQSALHQRYAAVRIPMLFANALDDDWALPRSRDAFISGYRNAPCQTRDLTLERGALGHMGYFRPGAQWLWQEMLDTLPQLAPR; encoded by the coding sequence ATGAGCACCTCCCAGCCCCTCACACTGCACGCCGCCGATGGCTACCCGTTGGCGGCCTGCCTATACCCGGCCCAAGGCCCGGTGCAAGCCAACCTGTTGGTGGCCAGCGCCACCGGGGTGCCGCAACAGTTCTACCGCCGCTTTGCGGAGTTCGCGGCCAGCCAGGGCATGCAGGTGCTGACGTTCGACTACCGTGGTATTGGCGGCTCACGCCCTGCGGATCTGGCGACGGCGGACATCAGCTATGTCGACTGGGGAGAGTTGGATCTGGCCGCCGCCGTGGCCCATTTCGCCGATGCTGACGCGCCGCTGTATGTGGTCGGCCATTCGTTCGGGGGGCACGCGCTGGGCATGCTACCCGCCCCACAGCAAGTAACCGCCGCCTACGTGGTGGGCTGTGGCGCCGGCTGGGCCGGCTGGATGCCGCGCCTGGAAGGCTTGAAAGTGCGGTTGATGTGGAACCTGGTGCTGCCGCTACTGGTACGGCGCACGGGCTATTTGGCCTGGAGCCGCTTTGGCATGGGCGAGGACCTGCCGAAAGGTGTCTATCAGCAATGGAAGCGTTGGTGCCGTTGGCCGCACTACCTGTTCGATGATCCGCAGCAAAGTGCACTGCACCAACGCTACGCCGCGGTACGCATCCCGATGCTGTTCGCCAACGCGCTGGATGACGACTGGGCGCTGCCACGTTCGCGCGATGCGTTCATCTCTGGCTACCGCAATGCACCCTGCCAAACCCGCGACCTGACGCTGGAGCGCGGCGCGCTTGGCCACATGGGTTATTTCCGGCCCGGTGCCCAATGGCTGTGGCAGGAGATGCTCGACACGCTGCCGCAACTGGCGCCGCGCTGA